The proteins below are encoded in one region of Hordeum vulgare subsp. vulgare chromosome 3H, MorexV3_pseudomolecules_assembly, whole genome shotgun sequence:
- the LOC123445075 gene encoding fructokinase-1 — translation MAARRELVVSFGEMLIDFVPTVAGVSLAEAPAFVKAPGGAPANVAIAVARLGGGAAFVGKLGDDEFGRMLAAILRDNGVDAGGVVFDSGARTALAFVTLRADGEREFMFYRNPSADMLLTADELNVDVIKRAAVFHYGSISLIAEPCRTAHLRAMKVAKEAGALLSYDPNLREALWPSLEEARTKILSIWDQADIVKVSEVELEFLTGINSVEDDVAMKLWRPTFKLMLITLGDQGCKYYTKDFRGAVPSYKVQQVDTTGAGDAFIGSLLRKIVQDPSALQDKKKLEAVIKFANACGAITATKKGAIPSLPKEEEVLRLMEKA, via the exons ATGGCGGCACGGCGCGAGCTGGTGGTCAGCTTCGGGGAGATGCTGATAGACTTCGTGCCGACGGTGGCGGGGGTGTCGCTGGCGGAGGCCCCGGCCTTCGTCAAGGCGCCGGGGGGCGCCCCCGCCAACGTCGCCATCGCCGTCGCGCGCCTCGGCGGCGGGGCCGCCTTCGTCGGCAAGCTCGGCGACGACGAGTTCGGCCGCATGCTCGCCGCCATCCTCCGCGACAACGGCGTCGACGCCGGCGGCGTCGTCTTCGACTCGGGCGCGCGCACCGCGCTCGCCTTCGTCACGCTGCGCGCCGACGGGGAGCGCGAGTTCATGTTCTACCGCAACCCCAGCGCCGACATGCTCCTCACCGCCGACGAGCTCAACGTCGACGTCATCAAGAGG GCTGCAGTCTTCCACTATGGATCAATAAGCTTGATTGCCGAGCCTTGCCGGACAGCACATCTGCGTGCCATGAAGGTTGCCAAAGAGGCCGGCGCGCTTCTCTCATATGACCCGAACCTGAGGGAGGCATTGTGGCCATCCCTTGAGGAGGCTCGCACCAAGATCTTGAGCATCTGGGACCAGGCAGACATTGTCAAGGTCAGCGAGGTCGAGCTCGAGTTTTTGACTGGCATCAACTCGGTGGAGGACGATGTTGCCATGAAGCTGTGGCGCCCTACCTTTAAGCTCATGCTTATCACTCTTGGAGATCAAGGATGCAAGTACTATACCAAG GATTTCCGTGGAGCTGTTCCATCCTACAAGGTACAGCAAGTTGATACGACAGGTGCTGGTGATGCATTTATTGGTTCCCTGCTCCGAAAAATTGTCCAAGATCCATCGGCATTGCAA GACAAGAAAAAGCTTGAGGCGGTGATCAAATTTGCCAACGCATGTGGAGCAATCACCGCCACGAAGAAAGGGGCAATCCCTTCAttgcccaaggaagaggaggTGTTGCGGCTGATGGAGAAGGCGTAG